The genomic stretch GCTTGGCGCGCTTGCCCAGCCCGCGCACGTAGTCGGCCTGCGCGGTCACGTTGCGGCTCAGCGCGTCCAGGCCGGTGTGCTGGAGGTCCGGGAGCGCGGTGGTGGCGCTGCCGTCGGGCGCGCGGTCCCAGCGCGAGAAGTCGTTCAGCATCTCGCCGCGCGCGCGGTTGAAGCGCACCTCGGCCGAGAGCTCGTTGCGCTGCGGCTGCACCGTGTGCTTGAACGCCAGCGAATAGTCCTGCGTGAAGTCGGTGTTGTGGCCGTCGGTGAGGCGGTCGTAGCGGCCGGTGCTCGCGCGGGTGGCGTCCAGCTGCGTGTACGCGCTGCTGCTGGCCGCGCCGAACGAGCGGCGGTTCAGGAGCGCGGTGGTGGAGAGGACGTCGCGCGCGCCCAGCTTCAGTTCGCCGCTGCCGTTGAAGGCGTGCGAACGGCCGTCGAAGGTGCCGTCGATGTCCTCCTGGAGGAAGGTGCGCGGCTCCAGGAAGCGGTTCTCCAGGAAGTGGAAGCCGGCGATCTCGCGGCGGTCGGCGTTGAAGCCGTAGTTGCCGAAGAGCGTGACGGGGCCGCTCTGCCAGCCCACGTTGCCGCCGCCGTTGTACTTGCTGCCGCTGCCCATGCCGAGCTGGAACCCGCCGCTGGTGCCCAGGTCGGCGTTCTGCTTGAGGACGATGTTGACGATGCCCGCCATGCCGTCCGGGTCGTACTTGGCCGACGGGTTGGGGATGACCTCCACCTTGTCCACCGAGCTGGCGGGGAGCTGCTTGAGGAAGTTGGCGAGCTGGTCGCCGCTCATGGGCGCCGCGCGGCCGTTGATCTGCACGGCCACGTTGGGGTCGCCGCGCAGGCTCACCTTGCCGTCGCCGTCCACCTCGATGGAGGGCACGTTGCGCAGCACGTCGCTGGCGGTGCCGCCCGTGGCGGCGATGTCCCTGGCCTGGTACGTGTTCCGGTCCGGAGCGAGCGAGACGGCGGCGCGCTCGCCGGTGGCGGTGATGGCCTGGAGCTGCACGGCGCCCGCGGCGAGCCGAACCGTCCCCAGGTCCGCCTGCGGCGCGTCCGGCGCCACCGCCACGTCCGATCGCAGCGCCGACGTGTAGCCCAGCGAGCTGACGCGCACGTAGTAGCGCCCCGGCCGCACCCCTTCGATGCGGAACGAGCCGTCCGGCCGCGTCACGGCGCCCGTCACCAGCGAGGAGTCGCGTGCGCTGCGCACTGCGATCGAAGCCGAGGCCACGGGCCGGCCCGTCGTGGCGTCCACCACCGTGCCGCGGATGAGGCCGCCGGCTGCCTGCTGCGCGCCTGCGGAGGGCGGCGTGCGTGCGCCGGGAGGCGGGCCGGCGGGTGTCTGCGCGGCGGCCGCCGAAGCCGCCAGCGCGAGCGCGGCGAGAGTTCCAACGAGGCGTTTCATGGTATCGTTCCCCTAGTCGGGAATGGTCGGATGCACGATCGGGTAGGGCGGATGGGCCCGGAGGACGTGACCTGCGCCGGCGGTGCGGGGCCGGGTGCCTGCCGGGGGATTTGGACGCCCCGCACCCCCGCACCGTTGCCCGCCGCCGCCGGCGGTCCACTACGCGCCGCACCTGCCGGGGGATTCAGCGTAAGCGCCACGCATCCGCTCGGATGATCGGAACGCGTTGCGGAGCAATCGGTTGCGGTCCTCTTCCCCCGTGACCCTCCGCGAGGACGATGCGGTCCCGGCGATGGGACGCCACGGCCCGTTTAGCCAATCTCCGGGCCGGTGCAAGGGCGGCCGCGGACCCGCCGCAGGTCTGCCATACCGACGGGAAGCCTGTGCGCGGGAGACGGTGGTCCGTTTTCCGCGTTGTCGCCAACGAGTTGTCGGACGGATTGGGTTCGATTCGCTCGATGGAGAGAGGTTCGGCGCGCGTGCCGGAAGAGTTGTACGATGCGGCGGATGGAGTGACCTCCCCAGGGGGCGGTTGTTCGGGGGTAGGAATCGAGGGCGAAAGCTGTTATATTATTGTCAGCGAATGGTTTAGGTGTAGATGCACGGCGGGTCTCAGTTGTGGCCCGGTCCGTGCAACTGATCCAGGCCGACCGCGGGAGGGCACGACCGGCGTCTCCCGCGGATACGAAGTTCGATCTCACCGAGTCCGAGCGCCCGGGTGGCGCCAGCGGGACGGAAACACACCAGACGGAGC from Longimicrobiaceae bacterium encodes the following:
- a CDS encoding TonB-dependent receptor — protein: MKRLVGTLAALALAASAAAAQTPAGPPPGARTPPSAGAQQAAGGLIRGTVVDATTGRPVASASIAVRSARDSSLVTGAVTRPDGSFRIEGVRPGRYYVRVSSLGYTSALRSDVAVAPDAPQADLGTVRLAAGAVQLQAITATGERAAVSLAPDRNTYQARDIAATGGTASDVLRNVPSIEVDGDGKVSLRGDPNVAVQINGRAAPMSGDQLANFLKQLPASSVDKVEVIPNPSAKYDPDGMAGIVNIVLKQNADLGTSGGFQLGMGSGSKYNGGGNVGWQSGPVTLFGNYGFNADRREIAGFHFLENRFLEPRTFLQEDIDGTFDGRSHAFNGSGELKLGARDVLSTTALLNRRSFGAASSSAYTQLDATRASTGRYDRLTDGHNTDFTQDYSLAFKHTVQPQRNELSAEVRFNRARGEMLNDFSRWDRAPDGSATTALPDLQHTGLDALSRNVTAQADYVRGLGKRAKLETGYKGSLRRLDNDFGAESFSYAQNAWLPDAGQTNAFRYDERVNAAYGVLSGSMGRLDLQGGLRAERATTTFDLATTGQKYDNAYTSLFPSALAAFNLSDTRQVKASYSKRIQRPDTRLLNPFTVYEDAQNVIRGDPGLKPEYTHAFELGFQQSGQKGSLQVSPFFRHTVDAIRRVRTVDDAGITTSSFLNLSTSNAYGTDVNASLRPGGLLSGFAGVSVFHIDTDGSNAGVSTQATAWSARVNANVKVNPRLDAQAFYMYRAPMNVEGGRVSAFSLVNLSLRQKVMGEKGSVSLRLADPFNTLHFRVVTGDARYQQDSRRSMGMRAAYVTFQYAFGHPPRVRAPRPADPQQAPTDPGYGGTPGA